The nucleotide window CATTGTCGTTTAGTTCCTCACAACAACAAATGACCGGTAATCTGGAAGACTCCGGACACACTGCCAGCTCGTCCAGCAACGCTACAGTTGTGTCGCAATCAGTGTTAGCAAGAAGCACAGAATGGGGATACTGCCGAAATGCTGAACGTACCTGATTTATAGAAACACCACACTGCCGAACAATATATTCCTGCTGATTTAAACACGCGGTACTACCCAGTACTGCTTTCGCATCGTGTTCCAATACTAAAAGACAATTTTTCGTGTTGTCTGTGGCTGCCATGAAGCATTCCCTATTATTCATTACTCTCACAAAAGCGCCCAACCCATACAGACACCAAACGTCATGACGCAAAAGGTGATTACACCTTCAGTAGCCTGAGTGTATTAATCGACAGATATTCTTATTTATTTAATATTTTGTCGCAGTTAACCACACAAAAAGTTGGCCCCCCCAACCTGCTGGTAACGTAACGCATGAGGCAAATCATGAAAGCAAGGAAAGTACGCTTTGCAGCACTCTATCCGGTTTTATGGACCTCATGCATATCTGCTCTTTATCACATACTTTTTTGCCATGCAGAGAGCAAGGCCTGCACTCTTCATCTGCTTCAAGCACAATATCGGACAATCCTTCCGGATAAAATCCCCATGCTCGATGTGTAGGACCGAACAATCCTACAACCGGAGTCTGTACGCCGCCTGCAAGATGCATCGGGCCAGAATCGCCTGTAATAAGCGCCTGCGAACAGGAAAGCACAGCACAAGTTTCTCGAATCGTTGTTTTGCCAGTCAAATCGGTTACATTTTCTCCTTCTGAAACAGGAGAAGTACCCACACCCACAATAACAACATGTGTACCAGCATCAACGAGCTTTGCAGCTAATTCACGCCAATAATCGCTAAACCATGCCTTATTGGGATGCGTTGAAAATGGATGCAGTGCAACAATCGGCTTATCACCCGCAACACGCCCGCACTTATCTTTTCCACACTGGCGTTCTTCTTCTGATAAAAAGATCTGCGGGAGTAATTCCAGACGCGAAGGAGCTTCTTCTTCTACAGCAAGTGCGT belongs to Halodesulfovibrio sp. MK-HDV and includes:
- a CDS encoding glycosyltransferase family 9 protein — encoded protein: MKVPNNWLVMRLSALGDVVLTTGVLSYLHKKYGWRFTFLTLEPWASVLEGHPAIDTILSINKEELRSSNEYTFFKQLAEDHEGKGLLDLHGTMRSRFLALCWNGAVRRYPKFSLQRRLFLQTEGKLGGEKLLRFNVPQRYALAVEEEAPSRLELLPQIFLSEEERQCGKDKCGRVAGDKPIVALHPFSTHPNKAWFSDYWRELAAKLVDAGTHVVIVGVGTSPVSEGENVTDLTGKTTIRETCAVLSCSQALITGDSGPMHLAGGVQTPVVGLFGPTHRAWGFYPEGLSDIVLEADEECRPCSLHGKKVCDKEQICMRSIKPDRVLQSVLSLLS